A stretch of the Ignavibacteriales bacterium genome encodes the following:
- a CDS encoding DUF1501 domain-containing protein: protein MKRRHFLRGVVPVTAMPFLLNGLPLRAFGRSPFLEALIGAYSATDRVLVLVQLSGGNDGINTVIPLDQLTAYNNARGNIAIPQSAVLPLTSATGLHPKMTGFKQLYDQGKLMVVQGVSYPNPNLSHFRATDIWLTAANSNEYLNDGWAGRYLSQEFSGYPTGYPNQVMPDPLAIQIGAVTSTALEGPSRSMGISIQDPNSFYQLVNGVSAGGQDTPPQTPAGHELTYIREVMLHSQQYAAQVKAAADKIKTQVTYPASNSLADQLKIVARLIGGGLKTRVYIVSMGGFDNHSAQVDSNDSTIGTHATLLQRLADATLAFQNDLIQLGVEDRVIGLTFSEFGRRVQSNASRGTDHGTAAPMFVFGKGINGGVPNGVLGFNPSLTDLSSSNLKMQYDFRSVYASVLCQWFGVNPTELNAVLLRNFQQLPLIKAGVAVSVEEASNLPSEYRLYENYPNPFNPTTTIAYDLPGDSNVVLKVYDMLGREVTTLVDQHQGAGHHTAQFAPTSGLSSGAYIYHLQAGSFQDRKKMMFVK from the coding sequence ATGAAACGCAGACACTTTCTTCGTGGTGTTGTTCCGGTAACAGCAATGCCGTTCTTGCTGAACGGCCTCCCGCTTCGGGCATTTGGCCGCTCGCCATTTCTTGAGGCGCTCATCGGTGCTTACTCGGCGACGGACAGAGTGCTGGTTCTGGTTCAGCTTTCAGGGGGCAATGACGGAATCAATACCGTCATTCCGCTCGACCAACTGACGGCATACAACAACGCCAGGGGAAACATCGCCATCCCGCAAAGCGCTGTGCTGCCGCTTACGAGCGCAACAGGCCTCCACCCGAAGATGACCGGTTTCAAACAGCTTTACGACCAGGGGAAGCTGATGGTTGTGCAGGGCGTCTCGTATCCGAACCCGAACCTCTCGCATTTCAGGGCTACTGACATCTGGCTCACCGCGGCGAACTCGAACGAATACCTCAACGACGGATGGGCAGGACGGTATCTCAGCCAGGAGTTTTCCGGGTATCCAACCGGTTATCCCAATCAGGTCATGCCCGACCCCCTCGCGATCCAGATCGGCGCGGTCACATCCACCGCACTCGAAGGGCCGTCGAGGTCGATGGGTATCTCCATTCAGGATCCCAATTCCTTCTATCAGCTTGTGAACGGCGTCTCCGCCGGGGGACAGGACACACCCCCTCAGACTCCGGCAGGACACGAACTCACCTACATCAGAGAGGTCATGCTCCATTCGCAGCAGTACGCGGCCCAGGTCAAGGCCGCCGCAGACAAGATCAAGACCCAGGTGACGTACCCCGCATCGAACTCCCTTGCCGATCAACTCAAGATCGTCGCCAGACTGATTGGCGGAGGATTGAAGACCCGTGTGTATATCGTGAGCATGGGCGGATTCGACAACCATTCCGCACAGGTGGATTCGAACGACTCCACAATCGGGACGCATGCAACGCTGCTGCAGCGGCTGGCAGACGCCACGCTCGCATTTCAGAATGATCTGATACAACTCGGAGTCGAAGATCGCGTCATCGGATTGACCTTCTCAGAGTTCGGCCGCCGGGTGCAGTCGAATGCCAGCAGGGGAACGGACCACGGCACCGCAGCGCCGATGTTCGTCTTTGGCAAGGGCATCAACGGCGGTGTGCCGAACGGCGTGCTCGGTTTCAATCCAAGCCTGACGGACCTCTCGAGCTCAAATCTCAAGATGCAGTACGACTTTCGCTCTGTCTACGCGTCGGTGCTGTGCCAGTGGTTTGGCGTCAATCCGACTGAACTGAATGCGGTGCTTCTCCGGAACTTCCAGCAGCTGCCCCTCATCAAGGCGGGCGTCGCAGTCTCGGTTGAGGAGGCCTCGAACCTGCCTTCGGAGTACCGGCTCTATGAGAACTATCCTAATCCATTCAATCCAACGACCACGATCGCTTACGATCTCCCTGGCGACTCAAACGTCGTTCTGAAGGTGTATGATATGCTCGGCCGCGAAGTGACGACGCTTGTCGACCAGCATCAGGGAGCAGGCCATCACACGGCGCAATTTGCGCCCACGTCAGGACTCTCGAGCGGGGCATACATCTATCATCTTCAGGCCGGATCATTCCAGGACCGAAAGAAGATGATGTTCGTGAAGTAG
- a CDS encoding class I SAM-dependent methyltransferase, with amino-acid sequence MNLRTTYIRFKSLLPDPLREALSAVNQRLFARRTLAKKYGDWFDVDWRKKYRSLSEDEWKRAYNEAWKHRNNDCVEETDAELILGALGPKGSVAEVGAGIGTLALRLAKEGFDVTGVDVSSEALKRAGERARLEHLTIQWREGFAESLPFPDKSFDYVTCCHTLEHVKDLAKAVSELKRIARKKVVVLTPKQKFRLYAENYHTQFFETPGQLSDAFDLPRFDCREIDCIDHKNEFQGKAFFYVGYISG; translated from the coding sequence ATGAACCTTCGTACGACCTATATCCGTTTCAAATCCCTTCTGCCAGACCCTCTTCGTGAGGCCCTGAGTGCTGTCAATCAGCGTCTGTTTGCACGGCGAACGCTTGCGAAGAAGTACGGAGACTGGTTCGACGTCGATTGGAGAAAGAAATATCGATCGCTGTCGGAAGACGAATGGAAGCGGGCCTACAACGAAGCGTGGAAACACAGGAACAACGACTGCGTTGAGGAAACCGATGCAGAGCTGATTCTCGGAGCTCTTGGCCCCAAAGGTTCTGTGGCAGAAGTGGGGGCCGGGATCGGAACGCTGGCTCTGCGGCTGGCGAAGGAAGGCTTTGACGTGACCGGTGTCGACGTCAGTTCTGAAGCCCTGAAACGAGCGGGGGAACGCGCCAGGCTGGAGCACCTGACAATCCAGTGGCGTGAGGGCTTTGCGGAATCGCTTCCTTTCCCGGACAAGTCTTTCGATTATGTGACCTGCTGTCACACGCTCGAGCATGTCAAAGATCTGGCGAAGGCTGTTTCGGAGTTGAAACGGATCGCGCGCAAGAAAGTGGTCGTTCTGACGCCGAAGCAGAAGTTCCGGCTGTACGCTGAAAACTATCACACTCAATTCTTTGAAACTCCCGGGCAGTTGTCGGATGCCTTTGATCTTCCCCGATTCGACTGCAGAGAGATCGACTGCATCGATCACAAGAATGAGTTCCAGGGCAAGGCGTTCTTCTATGTCGGGTATATCAGTGGATAG
- a CDS encoding L,D-transpeptidase family protein — protein MNILLDPLKTRLPSLKSRRQDGIPRISFELALFCLFSLLLSLVGCKNSQSGPDPASIVIRNRLAAGGTTSPFLVRADSIGSCELLHAFYQKRSYRPAWSASKQILPDVDSLVGMIRDAEREGLRPLDYHLATLESVLLELGDSAELKGSLDPFKRADLDILLTDAYLLFASHLSEGCIDRDTLRMRWNASTTSVRHDSLLERSLDSHTLAHDLRQLLPPHPLYTDLRDLLASFRMITKRGGWGKVASGPPMKGGDVGSRIFALKGRLRVSGDLVPRSGAGGDEFDSTLVDAVRAFQKRLGLEPTGIADSSTIAAMNVPVEKRIEQIRVNLDRWRSAPHDLGQNSIRINIPDFRLSVFENGKEVETMKVVLGLPNWQTPVFSAELTQVLFNSHWMAPEDIVEKEMINYMKADSNYLRSNNMSLWRMVRDSLVQIDPRTVDWPSMNEKTVDFRLRQEAGPQNIMGQVKFLMPNRYNIYLHDTPYRDDFRKMNRMFSHGCIRLERPSDLAEFVLRQFPHWARERIDTVIARNTEQTVLLKKPIPVHILYYTVWREKDGSIQFRDDHYGLDRRLAWALQAGQMKMSAPPDTVRSKAPAARTANYQSPIRSLRGITGMPPTNPLVYVRF, from the coding sequence ATGAACATTCTTCTTGATCCGTTGAAAACCCGACTGCCATCCCTCAAGAGCCGCAGGCAGGATGGCATTCCCCGAATCAGTTTCGAACTTGCCCTCTTTTGCCTGTTCTCGCTTCTCTTGTCCCTCGTTGGCTGTAAGAATTCTCAGTCTGGTCCTGACCCGGCTTCAATTGTGATTCGAAACAGACTTGCCGCCGGAGGAACGACCTCTCCTTTCCTTGTCCGCGCCGATTCGATCGGCTCTTGCGAATTGCTGCATGCGTTCTATCAGAAACGATCGTATCGTCCCGCATGGTCTGCGTCGAAGCAAATACTCCCGGACGTGGACTCGCTGGTTGGCATGATAAGGGATGCCGAGCGTGAAGGCCTAAGACCCCTTGACTATCACCTGGCCACGCTGGAATCGGTACTTCTGGAGCTCGGCGATTCTGCAGAGTTGAAAGGAAGCCTGGATCCTTTCAAACGTGCCGACCTGGATATTCTCCTGACTGATGCGTACCTCCTTTTTGCTTCCCACCTCTCAGAGGGATGCATCGATCGCGATACTCTTCGCATGCGATGGAACGCGAGCACCACATCAGTCCGACACGATTCACTCCTGGAGCGCTCTCTGGATTCTCATACCCTGGCGCACGATCTCAGGCAGCTTCTGCCGCCGCATCCGCTCTATACCGATCTCAGGGACCTGCTCGCTTCATTCAGGATGATTACCAAGCGCGGGGGATGGGGAAAGGTCGCTTCAGGTCCTCCGATGAAGGGGGGAGATGTGGGAAGCCGTATCTTTGCTTTGAAGGGGCGTCTGCGCGTGTCTGGTGATCTTGTCCCAAGAAGCGGTGCAGGGGGTGATGAATTCGATTCTACTCTTGTCGATGCAGTGCGGGCGTTTCAGAAGCGCCTTGGCCTGGAACCGACAGGTATAGCGGATAGCTCAACCATCGCAGCGATGAATGTGCCGGTCGAAAAACGGATCGAGCAGATCAGGGTCAATCTCGATCGATGGCGATCGGCGCCTCACGATCTCGGGCAAAACTCCATCCGCATCAACATCCCGGATTTTCGCCTCTCGGTTTTCGAGAACGGAAAAGAAGTCGAGACGATGAAAGTGGTTCTCGGTCTCCCGAACTGGCAAACCCCTGTCTTCAGCGCGGAGTTGACCCAGGTGCTCTTCAACTCACACTGGATGGCTCCCGAAGATATTGTCGAGAAGGAAATGATCAACTACATGAAAGCGGACTCGAACTATCTCCGGAGCAACAACATGTCGCTCTGGCGCATGGTGCGCGATTCGCTCGTGCAGATCGATCCGCGGACTGTCGACTGGCCGTCGATGAACGAGAAGACGGTGGACTTCCGTCTGCGGCAGGAGGCCGGACCTCAGAATATTATGGGGCAAGTCAAGTTCCTGATGCCGAACAGATACAACATCTACCTTCACGACACACCGTACAGGGATGATTTCCGGAAGATGAACCGCATGTTCAGCCACGGGTGCATTCGCCTGGAGAGACCATCGGATCTGGCAGAATTTGTTTTGAGACAATTCCCTCACTGGGCGAGAGAAAGAATCGATACTGTGATTGCTCGAAACACAGAACAGACCGTTCTGTTGAAGAAACCGATTCCGGTTCATATCCTCTACTATACGGTTTGGAGAGAGAAGGATGGCTCGATCCAATTCCGTGATGATCATTACGGCCTTGACAGGCGCCTTGCCTGGGCGCTGCAGGCCGGGCAGATGAAGATGTCTGCGCCACCCGATACCGTGCGCTCGAAGGCGCCGGCAGCCAGAACCGCGAATTACCAATCCCCGATTCGTTCGCTTCGGGGCATTACAGGCATGCCCCCCACAAACCCTCTTGTTTATGTTCGATTTTGA